The nucleotide sequence TAATATTGagattatttaacattttattgattaGAATATCTATGATTAAAACTCACAGTTTATGTAacataagacaaaaataaagaaaacaagtatTCACATCACCCTCAAAtcattgaaaataaaatcattcaGTTCCTTGTTCTCATTGGAAATATTCTTCAATCTTCTGTATTCCACATAATGTATAATAGAAGACTTCATTTGTTGGTTAGGAATTTAAGGCCCTGGTTGAGAACATTCCACTTGATTGTATGAAGCACCATGAAACCattatttataaatacaaatacCATGATACCTATATTTAAGTTTTTCCACTCtgtaaacaaaaaagaagaaaaaagtaaatttttgaacaaccattttaatttaattgagGAATAAGTCATTACTTTTTAATGAAAAGTCATTAACATGATTTGGTGTGGGTTGTCTTTGGTACCCTCTTTAAATGCAACTGGGCCTCTCCTACTCCCGGCACTTAAAAGGAGTCCTTTGTCCAAATTGGGAAAAGTCAATAAATTCTAATATACTCAATCCTGACATAGACTTGGGACCTCCCTAttgcaaaggagaaaagaatTAGAAATTGTCTTATGTTTTCCTAGTAGAAAAAATACAATTTGAAACTAATTGAACACAAATTTTTATAGATGGAAGCGTTTGAGAGAGACAAAATGTGCAGTGAGTAAAAGtagagagaatatgtgtgtgattttgataGCATTAAGGACATAATATTTAAGcatatcctaattaataaaaagaggatACAGTCGTCAGTGATGGAACACAGAAAGCGGGGTTGGAAGGAAGTGCCCTAGACTGCTCTGAACTTGATGGCTTGGGTCTCTCAACAAGTTGAACAGAAAAGAGAGATTGCTACAGAAGTCCCTCTGTAGTTTTAGAGCCAATTGTAATACATTTCAAAATTATGTACTTAAGTTTCTTGCTCAAGACTGGGAATTGCCATTAAGCACTTATCTTAGCTAGCTTCATGTGTCaactagacacaataaaaaaacagCTGATAGAGAAGTCTCAATTGTTAAAATGCACAAATCATATGGATCTATGAACACTTTAGGGAGGGGTGGTCTTGATTGTTATATGATGTATAAGGCCACAGCCCATTGTAGTTGGCTCAATTCCCTGGGAAACTGGTCCTAGGGTCTGTATGAAAGTTATCCTAACATGAATCCATGAGTGACCCAGCAAGCTATGTTCCTccctggtttctgcttcaaggtcCTGCTTCATTTCCTGACTTGATTTTTCTCAATGATAGACTGCAACCTGTTAACTGAAGAATGTATCCTTTCTTTCGGTTATTTTCTTAGGATGATAATTGCTTTAGCAACAGATGAAACTGCAATAGTACCAATGCTTGAATTTACACCATTACATTGGGTAAGTCTACTGGATTCATCTCATAAAgatcaaataaaattaattgatCGATGCTATGGAAGAATATTTAGTAGAGTCCTGCTAGTAAGTCAATACAAAAACTACTAAAGTCCAGAAGAACATCAAGAAAATTTACAAGTGGATGCTTGAGTTTTCTTTAGTGAAAGTGGATATGTTTTGGGTATGTCATGTTTGTGTTATCAGAATCAGGATTTTTTTCATCAGTTCTTGACAGTTTCCTCACTAATTTGAAAGAGTTAATATTAAATCATGTGTTCTTACACTTTTTCTATGCAGAAGTAACACTCATTGTAATATGTATTTCTATCATCTGCACAAACTGGGTTCTCAGCGATATTGGAGCACTCAGATTTACTCTTATACATGGTGCAATTTGGctgtaaaacataaaaaaagacaacataaaaTATATCAGATAATGATCTTTGCTAGAAAATTTTACTTGATAAAACGATTCAATATTcagtattaaataaaaatattgacttACTACAATTCTACTTAAACATGATATATTACTGCTATATTTTCATAAGTGTTATATTCTGAGACAATGTAAATAAGTGACTGTAGTGCCGTAATTAGGCAATTACTCTTCAACTTCACAATATACTCCAAAAAAGAACTATACTGCTCTGAACTgaaaaatatcataaaatttaATGATTTACTTGTAGTTCTATTATCCTTCTTAATATCTTTACTGTATATATTATAACACATATGAGTGCctttgcatataatatatatgtatgtagatattatatatacatatatgtatatatgtatgtatatattaatataaatatacacagagataaaatttatttttggcaATTTTTGTAAACATAGACAGTATTGTGGAATTCAGATAAATCTTGCTTTCAAATTTGTACATTACTTTTGTATTttttgagaatgaagattcttaaCTTTTATATAATACTTCAGTGACCCACTTAATTAAAATTGATGTTTAATTAGAAATGGATTTTTTATTGCTTTTAGTCTTCTTTTCTAGGATAAAGCATTCtactttaaacatattttaaaacacaaaatgtaaCTACGTACAATAAGGACTTTGTTCATTAATAGAACTTATGAATAATCAAATGTTCCACCTTGGCTATAACATTAAGTAGTCTTATATTGTTGACAAGACTACTGTTTAACCTTTGTGtactaataaaacaaatattttgggTTATTTTAGTTGTTGCAACGTTGCCCTGTACATTTTGTTTGGTGACATTTCAAAgcaaaaaggttttaa is from Mus musculus strain C57BL/6J chromosome 18, GRCm38.p6 C57BL/6J and encodes:
- the Spinkl gene encoding serine protease inhibitor kazal-like protein, minor form precursor, encoding MSSTWIKFLFILTLVLLPYSVFSVNIFAGPENVIKEPNCTMYKSKSECSNIAENPVCADDRNTYYNECYFCIEKVVEKLKYRYHGICIYK